The Theileria equi strain WA chromosome 2 map unlocalized gcontig_1105316255037, whole genome shotgun sequence genomic sequence TATTGTTACAAAACCTTTAAATTGCCCTTTGGTGGAAAGATAAAGAATACTCTTCCCAGAATCAAGCCAGAGGAAACTGCTCCATAGTGTCTGCTGTCGAGCGAATTATCTGTAGGTGGTGCATGTAGAGTCGTAAACTAACCAGCATTGTCCCCTTGGAGCCATAAATGACCAGGTGGCACTTTGCCACCGTTTATCACGTCACCACAGGTCGCCACAATTCGTTTGCATATTCGCTTGTTCGCATCCACCGGCGATACACTTATAACGACGTCATTCTTGCGATAGGGGTAGGACTTCCCGCGAATTACCTTCATCAAGGGTGTAGGAGCGTAGAGTAGAATTGCGCCGTTCTCGCTGATTTCAGGGCTCATGCTGGGCCCCTTGGTCTGAGGAGTTTGTGTGTCGTAAAGTTGACTTACCAGCGTCACATCAACGAAGTAACATGTTACAAAATGCACTGCACCAACCGTATAAGCAATCGACCTAAAAACGGTGGTTATCTTTTTAAAAAACATGGCAAGTAATCCCATGCCACCTGTTGGGAAGCTTCCACACCCTAGCTAGTCTTTATAATGACCGATTGACCGCTTTAATTATAAAAGGGAGTTATGGTCCTGGAAGG encodes the following:
- a CDS encoding signal peptidase I family member protein (encoded by transcript BEWA_041640A); its protein translation is MGLLAMFFKKITTVFRSIAYTVGAVHFVTCYFVDVTLTKGPSMSPEISENGAILLYAPTPLMKVIRGKSYPYRKNDVVISVSPVDANKRICKRIVATCGDVINGGKVPPGHLWLQGDNADNSLDSRHYGAVSSGLILGRVFFIFPPKGNLKVL